The proteins below come from a single Notamacropus eugenii isolate mMacEug1 chromosome 7, mMacEug1.pri_v2, whole genome shotgun sequence genomic window:
- the LOC140514631 gene encoding olfactory receptor 4F6-like, whose translation MDGGNHSLVSQFVFLGLSDSWEIQCFLFLSSSVLYVVSILGNMFILLAVTFDSHLHSPMYILLANLSLIDLGFGSVTAPKMICDLFRKDKFISFGGCIAQIFLIHAFGGTEMVLLIAMAFDRYVAICKPLHYLTIMNPRMCIFLLIVAWIIGLIHSLIQLAFVVNLPFCGPNELDSFFCDLPRFIKLACTETYRLQFMVTANSGFISLGSFCVLIISYIFILVTVQKHSSGGSSKALSTLAAHITVVILFFGPLIFFYTWPFPTSSLDKFLAIFDAVLTPFLNPVIYTFRNKEMKAAMGRVCSRLLKKVVEIC comes from the coding sequence ATGGATGGAGGGAATCATTCTCTAGTATCTCAGTTTGTGTTCCTTGGGCTCTCTGATTCATGGGAGATTCAATGTTTCCTCTTTTTGTCCTCCTCTGTACTCTATGTGGTGAGCATTCTGGGAAACATGTTTATCTTGCTCGCTGTGACCTTTGATTCTCATTTACACTCCCCTATGTATATCTTGCTGGCCAACCTCTCTTTGATTGACTTAGGTTTTGGCTCAGTCACAGCCCCAAAAATGATTTGTGACCTTTTCAGGAAGGATAAATTCATTTCTTTTGGGGGTTGTATTGCTCAAATCTTCTTAATTCATGCATTTGGTGGCACTGAGATGGTGTTGCTTATAGCCATGGCCTTTGACAGATATGTGGCCATATGTAAACCTCTCCACTATTTAACCATTATGAACCCAAGAATGTGCATTTTCCTTTTGATTGTTGCCTGGATCATTGGCCTCATCCACTCCTTGATTCAATTGGCTTTTGTTGTAAATTTACCTTTTTGTGGTCCTAATGAATTAGACAGTTTTTTCTGTGACCTTCCCCGGTTCATCAAACTAGCCTGCACTGAGACTTATAGATTGCAATTTATGGTCACTGCCAACAGTGGTTTCATTTCTCTTGGATCCTTCTGTGTACTGATAATTTCCTACATTTTCATCCTGGTCACTGTTCAAAAACATTCTTCAGGTGGTTcttccaaggctctttccacccTGGCAGCTCACATTACTGTGGTGATTTTATTCTTTGGTCCATTGATATTTTTCTATACATGGCCATTTCCTACATCAAGCCTGGATAAGTTTCTTGCCATCTTTGATGCAGTTCTTACTCCGTTTCTGAACCCAGTCATCTACACATTCAGGAACAAAGAGATGAAGGCAGCAATGGGAAGAGTGTGTAGCCGTCTTTTGAAGAAGGTTGTGGAAATTTGCTAG
- the LOC140515062 gene encoding olfactory receptor 4F3/4F16/4F29-like, translated as MSRANHTVVSEFVFLGLSNSWYIQLFLFVLSSVFYVASMLGNSLVIITVTTDPHLHSPMYFFLANLSFIDLGVSSVTSPKMICDLFRKHKVISFSGCITQMFFIHLIGGVEVVLLIAMAFDRYVAICKPLHYLTSMSPRMCTVFLVAAWTIGFTHSMVQLAFVVNLPFCGPNELDSFYCDLPRFIKLACTDTYKLELMVAANSGFISLGSFCILVIFYIFVLVTIQKQSLGGSSKAVSTLSAHITVVVLFYGPLFFIYTWPHPTSHLDKFLAIFDAVFTPFMNPVIYTLRNKEMKVAMRRLCSQIASFRKIS; from the coding sequence ATGAGTAGAGCCAATCATACTGTGGTGTCTGAGTTTGTATTCCTGGGGCTCTCCAATTCCTGGTACATCCAACTGTTCCTCTTTGTTCTCTCCTCCGTATTCTATGTGGCGAGCATGCTGGGAAATTCCCTCGTCATAATCACAGTGACTACTGACCCTCACTTACACTctcccatgtacttcttcctggCTAACCTCTCCTTCATTGACCTGGGAGTTTCCTCAGTCACTTCCCCCAAGATGATATGTGACCTTTTCAGAAAACACAAGGTAATTTCATTCTCTGGCTGCATCACTCAGATGTTCTTTATTCACTTGATTGGTGGTGTTGAAGTGGTGCTGCTTATAGCCATGGCCTTTGACAGATATGTGGCTATATGTAAACCTCTCCATTATCTGACTAGTATGAGTCCACGAATGTGCACTGTGTTCCTGGTGGCTGCTTGGACCATTGGTTTCACCCACTCAATGGTCCAACTGGCTTTTGTTGTTAATCTTCCATTTTGTGGCCCTAATGAATTGGACAGCTTTTATTGTGACCTTCCTCGTTTCATCAAACTTGCCTGCACAGACACATATAAACTGGAATTGATGGTCGCTGCCAACAGTGGCTTCATTTCATTGGGCTCTTTCTGTATCTTGGTCATCTTCTACATTTTCGTCCTGGTGACTATTCAGAAGCAGTCTTTAGGTGGTTCTTCCAAGGCTGTCTCCACTCTGTCTGCTCATATAACTGTagtggttttgttttatggtcCATTGTTCTTTATTTATACGTGGCCACACCCCACATCACACTTGGATAAATTTCTTGCCATTTTTGATGCAGTTTTCACTCCTTTTATGAATCCAGTCATTTACACATTGAGGAACAAAGAGATGAAGGTGGCAATGAGGAGACTGTGCAGCCAGATTGCgagttttaggaaaatctcttag